One Gimesia aquarii DNA segment encodes these proteins:
- the murB gene encoding UDP-N-acetylmuramate dehydrogenase — MSSIEDFKAILKCSEPLAKYSYFKIGGPAQFLLEPRDADELQQVVLCCVENEIPMRVLGGASNVLIKDSGVQGAVIRIYGDEFAKVQIEGTTVTAGAGVLLSNLVSQTVKAGLAGMEGLVGIPGTIGGALHGNAGGTHGDIGQYVTSVSVLTARGEKFVRTADELSFSYRESSVNELAILEATFELKQDDSEEVTNRMKKNWIMKKSNQPLTHQSAGCIFKNPRGMHAGALIEQAGLKGTRIGGAEISDRHANYIINDENATTENVLDLINLAQNTVSEKFGVELELEIELW; from the coding sequence ATGAGCTCAATCGAAGACTTCAAAGCGATTCTTAAATGTTCTGAACCACTGGCAAAATATTCCTATTTTAAAATAGGAGGACCTGCCCAGTTTTTGCTTGAACCACGCGACGCAGATGAATTGCAGCAGGTCGTTTTGTGTTGTGTTGAAAATGAAATACCCATGCGTGTACTTGGTGGCGCATCTAATGTGCTCATCAAGGATTCTGGCGTACAGGGAGCGGTCATCAGAATCTATGGAGATGAGTTCGCCAAGGTTCAAATTGAAGGGACCACTGTGACCGCCGGGGCGGGAGTCTTGTTGTCGAACCTTGTTTCGCAAACCGTAAAAGCCGGTCTAGCTGGTATGGAGGGGTTGGTTGGCATTCCCGGAACGATCGGCGGGGCATTACACGGGAATGCTGGCGGAACTCATGGTGATATTGGCCAGTACGTTACTTCGGTGTCTGTGTTGACAGCCCGAGGAGAAAAATTTGTAAGGACTGCAGACGAATTGAGTTTCAGCTACCGTGAAAGCAGTGTGAATGAGTTAGCGATTCTAGAAGCCACTTTTGAATTAAAACAGGATGATTCCGAAGAGGTAACGAATCGGATGAAAAAGAATTGGATCATGAAGAAGTCCAATCAACCTTTGACACATCAGTCAGCGGGTTGCATCTTCAAGAATCCACGTGGTATGCATGCAGGAGCCTTAATCGAACAAGCAGGTTTGAAGGGGACTCGGATTGGTGGTGCTGAAATCAGTGATCGGCATGCAAATTATATCATCAATGATGAAAATGCGACGACAGAGAACGTACTCGATCTGATCAACTTGGCGCAGAATACCGTTTCTGAAAAGTTTGGTGTCGAGCTTGAGTTAGAAATTGAACTCTGGTAA
- a CDS encoding PQQ-binding-like beta-propeller repeat protein has product MKQFLQILFLAFSSSLVLGSTKLTAEDWPAFRGPRGNGISLEKDVPIRWSPSQNILWKVPLPAPGNSSPIVSNGRVFVTCAENKGRKRSLYCYDRTNGRELWVRTVNFDKVMPTHKTNNYCGSTPVADGKRVVVWHASAGLYCYDFAGNELWNRNLGEFEHIWGYGASPILHEGKVILHCGPGKRVFMTSIDLENGKTLWETTEPVEGNGSRNKERKYMGSWSTPVVTEIDGQKLIICSMSLRVNAYDPKTGKIIWSCYGLRGQKGDLAYTSPVIASDICVAMGGFNGPAIGFRMRGTGDITSAQRLWQKEPNPQRISSGIISEDHLYMANAGPNTFQCLNPETGEIIWQERSGGAACWGSLVLVNGHFYVTDQNGTTHVFKPNQKHLEKIAQNELHEKSNSTPAFSEGQVFLRTFNHVYCIGK; this is encoded by the coding sequence ATGAAACAATTCTTACAAATTTTATTTTTGGCTTTTTCATCTTCTCTCGTTCTTGGTTCCACTAAACTCACCGCCGAAGACTGGCCTGCGTTTCGTGGGCCACGGGGAAATGGAATCTCTCTCGAAAAGGATGTCCCCATTAGATGGAGTCCGTCTCAAAACATTCTCTGGAAAGTACCACTCCCGGCTCCTGGAAACAGCAGCCCTATCGTCTCGAACGGACGCGTCTTTGTAACCTGTGCAGAAAACAAAGGACGCAAACGAAGTCTATATTGCTATGATCGTACTAACGGACGAGAACTCTGGGTTCGAACTGTAAACTTCGATAAAGTCATGCCCACTCATAAAACAAACAATTATTGTGGCTCAACACCTGTTGCAGATGGAAAGCGGGTTGTCGTCTGGCACGCTTCTGCAGGCTTGTATTGTTATGACTTCGCCGGTAATGAACTCTGGAATCGGAATCTGGGAGAGTTTGAACATATATGGGGTTATGGTGCCTCTCCTATTCTGCACGAAGGAAAGGTGATTCTGCACTGTGGGCCTGGAAAACGGGTCTTTATGACAAGCATTGATCTGGAGAATGGGAAAACCCTGTGGGAAACCACAGAACCAGTTGAAGGGAATGGCTCGCGAAATAAAGAACGGAAATATATGGGGTCCTGGAGCACTCCAGTTGTAACAGAGATAGACGGTCAAAAGCTCATCATTTGCAGTATGTCATTACGTGTGAATGCCTATGATCCCAAAACGGGAAAAATTATCTGGAGTTGTTACGGCTTACGAGGCCAGAAGGGAGACCTGGCTTATACATCCCCGGTCATTGCAAGTGATATTTGTGTGGCGATGGGAGGCTTTAATGGACCTGCAATCGGTTTTCGCATGCGAGGAACAGGAGACATCACTTCAGCACAGCGTCTCTGGCAAAAGGAGCCCAATCCTCAACGAATTTCTTCTGGAATTATTTCCGAAGATCATCTTTACATGGCAAATGCCGGCCCCAACACATTCCAATGCCTCAATCCGGAGACCGGAGAAATCATCTGGCAGGAACGCTCAGGAGGCGCAGCTTGCTGGGGTTCTTTGGTATTGGTAAATGGGCATTTTTATGTAACCGATCAAAATGGCACAACGCACGTCTTCAAACCTAACCAGAAGCATCTCGAAAAAATTGCTCAGAATGAACTTCACGAAAAAAGCAACTCTACACCCGCCTTTTCTGAAGGACAAGTCTTCCTGCGAACATTTAATCACGTTTATTGCATCGGAAAATAA
- a CDS encoding DUF1501 domain-containing protein has product MHCGQFRQQFTRRDMLKQCANGFGAAALTALLQDRAFSGEATDKTHFPPKAKNVIFLYMDGGPSQVDTFDPKPLLTKYNGKSPSDFFKVEATQFDNVGKVLESPWKFKPYGESGNPVSDLFPNIGECVDDLAVIRSVVSQFPEHTFANYFLHTGSGLQGRPSMGAWVNYGLGSECQNLPGFVVINGGLIPPGGLDCFNSGFLPASFQGSVFKPGGSGIANVKRQEKLAQTQQQKLKLMQQLDRFKQLQSGVHDEIESAISNYELAYKMQLAIPDLMSFTRESQSTLDLYGFNAKYKPTQIYAAECLLARRLIERGVRFVELTCTSVSSDRWDQHSNLKRDHENNARAVDQPIAGLLKDLKQRGLLESTLVIWGGEFGRTPFAQGKNGRDHNPFGFTMWMAGGGVKGGVTYGATDEWGYKVVENRVEIHDIHATMLHLLGLDHTKSTFRFGGRDMRLTDVHGHVIHDVIS; this is encoded by the coding sequence ATGCACTGCGGTCAATTCCGACAACAATTTACGCGACGTGACATGCTGAAACAATGCGCTAACGGTTTTGGTGCAGCTGCATTGACTGCACTCTTGCAAGACCGGGCGTTTTCGGGAGAAGCAACAGATAAAACGCATTTTCCCCCCAAAGCGAAAAATGTGATCTTCTTATATATGGACGGAGGACCTTCGCAAGTCGATACATTTGACCCCAAACCATTACTGACCAAATATAATGGTAAAAGTCCCAGCGACTTTTTTAAGGTCGAAGCAACGCAATTTGATAATGTGGGTAAGGTTCTTGAAAGCCCCTGGAAATTTAAACCATACGGTGAAAGCGGTAATCCAGTCAGCGATCTCTTCCCAAATATCGGTGAGTGTGTCGACGACCTCGCTGTGATTCGTTCTGTGGTTTCGCAATTCCCTGAACACACTTTTGCTAACTACTTTCTCCATACAGGTAGTGGCTTACAAGGACGTCCCAGTATGGGTGCGTGGGTCAACTATGGCTTAGGCAGTGAATGTCAGAACTTACCTGGCTTTGTTGTCATTAACGGTGGCCTCATTCCGCCGGGTGGACTGGACTGCTTTAATAGTGGTTTCCTGCCTGCCAGCTTTCAGGGATCCGTATTCAAGCCAGGTGGCAGTGGCATCGCCAATGTAAAACGGCAGGAAAAACTGGCCCAAACCCAACAACAAAAACTGAAACTTATGCAGCAGCTCGACAGATTTAAACAACTGCAATCCGGTGTGCATGATGAAATAGAATCAGCCATCTCTAACTATGAACTTGCCTACAAAATGCAATTGGCGATTCCTGATTTAATGTCGTTCACCAGAGAAAGCCAATCAACACTGGACTTGTACGGCTTCAATGCAAAATACAAACCCACGCAAATCTATGCCGCAGAGTGCCTGTTAGCGAGAAGGCTTATCGAACGAGGAGTACGATTTGTCGAATTAACTTGCACCAGTGTTAGCAGTGATCGCTGGGACCAGCACAGTAACTTGAAACGTGATCATGAAAATAATGCCCGCGCAGTTGATCAACCCATCGCAGGACTACTCAAAGATCTCAAACAACGAGGGCTGCTGGAATCAACACTGGTTATCTGGGGAGGTGAGTTTGGTAGAACACCTTTTGCACAAGGGAAAAATGGACGTGATCATAATCCATTCGGCTTCACCATGTGGATGGCTGGAGGGGGAGTGAAAGGCGGTGTCACTTATGGGGCCACCGACGAATGGGGTTACAAAGTCGTAGAAAATCGTGTGGAAATCCACGATATCCACGCTACGATGTTGCACCTACTGGGGTTAGATCATACAAAATCGACCTTTCGCTTTGGTGGTCGTGACATGCGTCTGACCGACGTACACGGACACGTCATTCATGACGTGATAAGTTAA
- a CDS encoding PSD1 and planctomycete cytochrome C domain-containing protein produces the protein MKHILRIISVLLLLVGFVSFSTRAEEPKSQADSVPLFSAQQLEFFEKSIRPLLAEHCYQCHSGKAKRLEGGLRLDSRDLILKGGDSGPSVEFKKPHASLLLEAIRYESFEMPPDTRLKKEQIGLLTHWVEMGLPWPNEEPPVESGNAEIFDLKKRRAEHWVWQPIQDVSPPKVKNKSWSHHPVDHFILARLEEKNLRPSHAADKRTIIRRLYYDLIGLPPTPEQIHSYLNDKSENATEKLVDQLLASPQFGERWARHWLDLMRYAESRGHEFDNDAPNAYQYRDYVIRALNADLSYDQFVTEHIAGDLVEHPRLHPDKQFNESVLATAFWYLGEWVHSPVDIRKDETDRFDNAIDVMTKSFIGMTVSCARCHDHKFDAISTKDYYALYGYLQSSNYHQVRFESMLHNQKIAHQAEQLYQQKQKILKTKIKNAFAGQMKNFLAYYQTADLLVRQSSSNVDQEINRQASAKKLNASILKHWILFLQSNQGKENSLTTTLFMDSGSKASPAQFNSKTHPKSGSDDRTIIDYGNCDLKDFITDGFTFGLAPQPRGTLVLDPSNQHNPLSLLLEGAAKRDSLWDDIADTPSPKMNQKNKLRSFPRSGRTLRTPTFEVRGPVSYRVKGSCWVYACVDSHRMLFGPLHGSTLKKVSANAQHQPQWITHDLSRYKGHRIHLEFTPLEKEPLEVYQVKHAAPHPEQSLTSVSLKTVKVQKAFETAFEEYFDSDQQPSSQTVSLINWVLIHPELFSESGSKERQALSKEIEEYKKQREQLKHSIQTKSQTAMAIMDGSTENDHVLIRGSHQNLGPVIKRRFLEALDGKSPVNNSGSGRLQLAQAINDPANPLTHRVIVNRIWAHLFSRGIVPSVDNFGVLGERPSHPELLDFLALKFLREGRSIKQMIKYIVLTKTYQQSSQTTLDVSEVDPKNIYLHKMPLKRLEGEAIRDALLEISGRIDLKMYGPSIPIHLTKFMDGRGKPPKNGPLDGNGRRSIYIQVRRNFLSPMMLAYDTPSPFSTMGRRNVSNVPAQALIMMNDPFVIQQSGLWGERVTKQLKQQTTDDRIRWMYESALSRLPTSEELSAARQFIIARTKQNSNSALVWAELGHVIFNLKEFIYVF, from the coding sequence ATGAAACATATTCTCCGAATCATATCTGTTTTATTGCTTTTAGTCGGGTTCGTCAGTTTTTCAACCAGGGCTGAGGAACCAAAATCGCAAGCAGATTCCGTTCCCTTGTTTTCTGCTCAACAGTTGGAATTCTTTGAAAAATCAATTCGTCCGTTGCTTGCTGAACACTGCTACCAATGCCACAGCGGCAAAGCCAAACGGCTGGAAGGTGGACTTCGGTTAGACTCGCGCGACCTGATTCTAAAAGGTGGCGATTCAGGGCCTTCTGTTGAATTCAAAAAACCGCATGCGAGTCTTCTCCTGGAAGCCATACGCTATGAATCATTCGAGATGCCTCCTGATACCAGACTGAAGAAAGAACAAATCGGGCTTTTAACACACTGGGTTGAAATGGGACTCCCCTGGCCCAACGAAGAACCACCGGTCGAATCTGGAAACGCAGAAATTTTTGATCTAAAAAAACGACGAGCCGAACATTGGGTATGGCAGCCAATCCAAGATGTATCTCCTCCTAAAGTGAAAAATAAAAGCTGGTCTCATCACCCGGTTGATCACTTTATTCTAGCAAGGCTTGAAGAAAAAAATTTGAGGCCCAGCCATGCTGCCGACAAACGGACAATTATTCGCCGATTATATTATGACTTAATTGGACTCCCCCCTACTCCAGAACAAATCCACTCTTATCTGAATGACAAATCTGAAAATGCAACAGAAAAGTTAGTCGATCAACTTCTGGCTTCTCCCCAATTCGGAGAACGCTGGGCACGACACTGGCTGGACTTGATGCGGTATGCGGAATCTCGGGGTCACGAATTTGATAATGATGCGCCGAATGCTTACCAATATCGCGACTATGTCATCCGAGCTTTGAACGCCGATCTCTCTTACGATCAATTCGTGACAGAGCATATTGCCGGTGACTTAGTGGAACATCCCCGTCTCCATCCTGACAAACAATTCAATGAATCCGTGCTGGCAACTGCGTTCTGGTATTTGGGAGAATGGGTCCACTCTCCTGTCGATATTCGCAAGGATGAAACGGACCGATTTGACAATGCAATAGATGTCATGACCAAATCATTTATTGGCATGACTGTTTCTTGTGCACGCTGTCACGATCACAAGTTTGATGCAATCTCAACCAAAGACTATTACGCTCTGTATGGATACTTGCAAAGCAGCAATTATCATCAGGTTCGCTTTGAGTCGATGCTACACAATCAAAAAATCGCACATCAGGCAGAACAACTTTATCAACAGAAACAAAAGATTTTAAAGACTAAAATAAAAAATGCGTTCGCTGGTCAGATGAAAAACTTCTTAGCTTATTATCAGACTGCCGATTTACTTGTTCGCCAAAGTTCATCAAATGTTGATCAAGAAATCAACCGGCAAGCTTCAGCGAAAAAACTAAATGCCTCGATTCTCAAACACTGGATTCTTTTTTTGCAGAGCAACCAAGGCAAAGAGAACAGTCTGACCACGACACTTTTTATGGATTCTGGTTCAAAAGCCTCTCCCGCACAGTTCAATTCAAAGACACACCCAAAGTCCGGGTCTGATGACAGAACCATCATTGATTATGGCAATTGCGATCTAAAAGATTTTATTACTGATGGGTTTACCTTTGGACTTGCACCACAACCACGGGGGACTCTGGTTTTGGATCCATCAAATCAACACAACCCACTTAGTTTGCTTTTAGAAGGTGCCGCCAAGCGTGATTCCCTCTGGGATGACATAGCCGATACTCCCTCACCAAAGATGAATCAAAAAAACAAACTGCGATCCTTCCCTCGCTCGGGTCGCACTTTACGGACTCCCACCTTCGAAGTGCGCGGACCGGTCTCCTACAGAGTGAAAGGAAGCTGCTGGGTTTACGCTTGTGTAGACTCGCATCGCATGTTGTTTGGCCCGCTGCATGGTTCGACATTGAAAAAAGTTTCTGCAAATGCCCAACATCAGCCGCAGTGGATCACTCATGATTTATCAAGATACAAAGGTCACCGTATTCACCTGGAATTCACTCCTCTTGAGAAAGAACCACTGGAAGTCTATCAGGTAAAACACGCGGCACCGCATCCCGAACAATCTTTAACCTCAGTCAGCCTGAAGACCGTCAAAGTACAAAAAGCGTTCGAAACTGCTTTTGAAGAATATTTTGACAGTGACCAGCAACCCAGTTCACAAACCGTTTCGCTTATTAACTGGGTACTCATTCACCCGGAATTATTCTCAGAATCGGGAAGTAAAGAACGACAGGCACTTTCTAAGGAAATAGAAGAATACAAAAAACAACGCGAACAACTAAAGCATTCTATCCAAACAAAGTCACAAACTGCGATGGCGATAATGGATGGGAGTACTGAAAATGACCATGTCCTGATCCGGGGCAGCCACCAGAATCTCGGCCCCGTAATCAAACGTCGGTTTCTGGAAGCGCTGGATGGTAAGTCACCGGTGAATAATTCGGGAAGCGGACGACTCCAGTTAGCACAAGCCATTAATGATCCTGCTAACCCTTTAACCCATCGCGTAATTGTAAATCGTATTTGGGCACATCTATTCAGTCGTGGGATTGTTCCCAGCGTCGATAATTTTGGTGTTTTGGGAGAACGCCCTTCACATCCTGAACTATTAGATTTCCTCGCTCTCAAATTCTTAAGAGAGGGGCGTTCTATCAAGCAAATGATTAAGTACATCGTGCTTACAAAAACCTATCAACAGTCCAGTCAGACAACATTGGATGTATCAGAAGTCGATCCCAAAAATATATATCTCCATAAAATGCCGTTAAAGCGTCTGGAGGGTGAAGCAATCCGTGATGCTCTGTTAGAGATTTCGGGAAGAATCGATTTAAAAATGTATGGCCCATCCATACCAATTCATCTGACCAAATTTATGGATGGACGTGGTAAACCACCTAAAAACGGTCCACTGGACGGCAACGGTAGACGATCCATCTATATCCAGGTCCGCCGTAACTTTCTCTCTCCCATGATGTTGGCCTATGACACCCCCAGCCCCTTCAGCACAATGGGACGTCGTAATGTATCCAATGTTCCTGCACAAGCCCTGATTATGATGAATGATCCATTCGTGATTCAACAGTCTGGGCTTTGGGGAGAACGTGTGACCAAACAATTGAAACAGCAAACAACCGATGACCGAATTCGCTGGATGTATGAATCGGCATTAAGTCGGCTTCCAACCTCAGAAGAATTATCGGCAGCACGTCAATTTATTATCGCACGTACCAAACAAAATTCTAATTCAGCCCTTGTTTGGGCAGAGTTAGGACATGTTATTTTTAATCTTAAAGAGTTTATATACGTTTTTTAG
- a CDS encoding DUF1501 domain-containing protein, whose protein sequence is MLTLLGHGQSKPSFCDGLTRRNFLQIGSLGFSGLTLPHILQAESNPANKKRQKSVIMIYLVGGPPHQDMIDLKPEAPKEIAGPWRPIATNVPGIEICEAFPRMAQLMDKMVLVRSIVGSQSGHDAIQCFNGHNPRKPTPQGGWPQFGSTVSKLQGAHVESAPPFISLCYPCTHGPYNEPGPGFLGLSESPFRPMGPTRHDMVLNGISLERLSDRKKLLQSIDNFKREADASGMMNGLDTFNEQAMGVLTSSQLAEALDLSKEDPKTVERYGTGDPTKFIDSNGAPRVPQSMLVARRLIEAGARVVTLNYSKWDWHGGKNNSIFKREAEDFPIFDQCVSALLEDLHQRGLDQDCTVAIWGEFGRTPKISAQVGRDHWPRVNSAILFGGGMKTGQVIGATDQLAGEAVDRPVTFPELFATLYHNVGIETEQTTIEDFSGRPQYLVEDHARPLPELVN, encoded by the coding sequence ATGCTGACATTATTAGGTCACGGCCAATCAAAACCCTCATTTTGTGATGGATTAACGCGGCGTAATTTCCTTCAAATTGGTAGTCTTGGCTTCTCTGGTCTGACTTTACCCCACATCCTGCAGGCAGAATCAAACCCTGCCAACAAAAAACGTCAAAAATCTGTCATCATGATTTATCTGGTGGGTGGGCCACCACATCAGGACATGATTGATCTCAAACCAGAAGCCCCCAAAGAAATCGCAGGCCCCTGGCGTCCCATCGCTACCAATGTTCCTGGAATCGAAATCTGTGAAGCCTTTCCACGCATGGCTCAACTCATGGATAAAATGGTTTTAGTGCGTTCGATTGTGGGATCTCAAAGTGGTCATGATGCCATTCAGTGCTTCAACGGTCACAATCCCCGTAAACCTACACCACAAGGCGGCTGGCCTCAATTCGGTTCGACTGTTTCGAAACTCCAGGGTGCACATGTGGAATCAGCACCTCCCTTCATCAGCCTCTGTTATCCTTGTACTCACGGTCCTTACAATGAACCCGGTCCCGGTTTCCTTGGCCTTTCCGAGTCCCCCTTCCGACCGATGGGGCCAACTCGGCATGACATGGTTCTGAATGGGATTTCTTTGGAACGGCTTTCTGATCGAAAAAAGCTACTTCAGAGCATCGACAATTTCAAACGAGAGGCAGATGCTTCGGGCATGATGAATGGTTTGGATACATTCAACGAACAGGCCATGGGCGTTCTGACTTCTTCTCAACTGGCAGAAGCTCTGGACCTTTCCAAAGAAGATCCTAAAACCGTTGAACGTTACGGTACCGGGGACCCAACAAAATTCATCGACAGCAATGGCGCACCTCGTGTACCGCAAAGTATGCTTGTCGCACGAAGACTGATTGAAGCCGGTGCACGCGTTGTCACTTTGAATTATAGCAAATGGGACTGGCACGGCGGGAAAAACAATTCCATCTTTAAACGAGAAGCAGAAGACTTTCCGATATTCGACCAATGTGTGAGTGCGTTATTAGAAGATCTTCATCAAAGAGGTTTAGACCAGGATTGCACTGTCGCCATCTGGGGTGAATTTGGACGTACTCCCAAAATCAGTGCACAAGTAGGTCGAGATCATTGGCCTCGAGTGAATTCTGCGATTCTCTTTGGAGGGGGCATGAAAACCGGTCAGGTCATTGGTGCGACTGACCAACTGGCTGGAGAAGCCGTTGATCGTCCTGTTACATTCCCGGAACTCTTTGCGACCCTTTATCATAATGTCGGTATTGAAACAGAGCAGACGACGATTGAAGATTTCAGTGGTCGTCCTCAATATCTGGTCGAAGATCATGCCAGACCCTTACCTGAATTAGTTAATTAG
- a CDS encoding HpcH/HpaI aldolase family protein, protein MFENKIKTLLSQGDIALGVAMPDASEILAKLSVDTGIDFLWVDLEHRPYGVNEVKHIPEIARRKGCMPMIRVPGLDPIFFKKALDIGANTIMVPQINNAEEARLAVQYAKYPPEGTRGVSPDWTMFMDFSFDDYLPHANEETAIVAQIESPEGIENIEEIAAVDGIDVLFAGPMDLSASLGIIGQIEHPKLLELLAEFPKRVATANKPAGITFGDLDRCRQAIDEGYRFVNIGTIATLGTNGIRAALPELRERARN, encoded by the coding sequence ATGTTCGAAAATAAAATCAAAACGCTGCTTTCTCAAGGAGATATTGCCTTGGGAGTCGCTATGCCGGATGCGTCAGAAATTCTAGCCAAACTCTCCGTTGATACGGGCATCGACTTTTTGTGGGTCGATCTGGAGCATCGTCCTTATGGCGTAAATGAAGTCAAACATATTCCTGAGATCGCGCGCAGAAAGGGATGCATGCCTATGATTCGAGTTCCTGGTTTGGACCCCATTTTCTTCAAAAAAGCATTAGATATCGGAGCCAACACAATCATGGTACCTCAGATCAATAATGCTGAGGAAGCCCGACTAGCTGTCCAATATGCAAAATATCCCCCCGAAGGAACACGTGGTGTATCTCCTGATTGGACGATGTTCATGGACTTTTCCTTTGACGATTATCTGCCACACGCTAACGAGGAAACAGCAATCGTCGCTCAAATCGAATCACCTGAAGGAATTGAAAATATCGAAGAAATCGCGGCTGTAGACGGTATTGATGTCCTCTTTGCCGGACCGATGGACCTTTCTGCTTCCCTGGGAATCATCGGTCAAATAGAACATCCAAAGCTTCTGGAATTATTGGCTGAGTTCCCCAAACGAGTTGCGACAGCAAATAAACCTGCGGGAATTACTTTTGGTGACCTGGACCGGTGCCGTCAGGCAATTGACGAAGGTTACCGATTCGTAAACATTGGTACGATTGCAACCTTGGGAACAAATGGAATTCGTGCGGCCCTGCCTGAATTGCGAGAGAGAGCCAGAAACTGA